One part of the Solea solea chromosome 1, fSolSol10.1, whole genome shotgun sequence genome encodes these proteins:
- the LOC131458635 gene encoding zonadhesin-like isoform X1 — MLGGVHTDLLLIVTLLFLSHTGIQCRAEHHFSLVPLPEWRPNSEYVTQCFYSRQNNLICDWTRSQQRRGDVAVNVLESGTLGLEEEACLEFWYQVPFAASGSELRVLLKSSTGLVEIWTSPALITNSWTQVFVPLKITKPETQVVLEAKFTGEQIAFNQMGVRRGLCGPQCESNTELWTDESTLCICSEGQHSCFPSQCPEGQICGPQRRGSTGISTTGMCTIHSHTDCSTFDGVLFRFMAPCTYTLAKTCSSTKALPMFSVEVVNEQDGNSSLPAIQQVNVNTENFRVSFLKRQTQRVVVNGLSRKLPLSLSNGSVNIQSNPAAVVLVTSFGLSVSYDNAGALHVILPSSYSGEVCGLCGNFNHFKEDDLRKPDGTTAQNATVLAKSWQTGQITSSCETILVPHECDPLEKAVYASKFYCGGLISNTGPFADCQSVLGAESYFRGCVVSMCSAHGDPAVLCETLQVYSNICKEAGVAVPIWRNSTFCPLQCAENSHYNVCADGCPEVCSSLDLTSSCGNCEERCECDNGFKLSGGKCVPAKDCGCWYNGKHYEKGSTFVEGQCEQQCHCVGNNDLTCTSMQCANNEVCKVRDGVKDCFPFMPTTCSVYGDPHYITFDKTAYDFQGGCSYTLTTTCGVESPVQFSVIGHNMHPPLQNFTLSKLEAATLHMEDFDFTLNQNGEVYVNDHPVKLPYSTSETYGSVWVYMHHSYIILETSFGLRMMVDGQKRLFLQVDESYKYELCGLCGTFSGYQDDDFVTPEGQHVTEPFDFGDSWRVQNNYECTAYPNVPRHCDYDEENKAYNDCSPLLGEAFQLCHETIHPNIYLSSCVYDYCATNGDQQTLCESLKSYAAACQVAGVELPPWQADTACDLSKPTTPAPANNSTTTAKPQPPTTARPKPTTSTQPQPPTTTAEPQPPTTTTTPQPIVCNFGCSFDNDLCSWNQMITDAFDWTWHSGSTPTPMTGPSADHTGGGHYLYIEASSVTHGDTARLISSECLNTGPQCLQFWYHMYGSADTMGLHIYQVQNRITNSIWRKRNDQGNAWHLAQVDLTPSGAFQIFFEGRRGSNDQSDVAIDDISLHHGHCGDLTKPTTPAPEFPPANSSTTTARPQPPTTARPQPPTTTTKPQPPITTARPQPPTHTTRPQQPIVCNFGCSFDNDLCSWNQMITDAFDWTWHSGSTPTPITGPSADHTGGGHYLYIEASSVTHGDTARLISSECLNIGPQCLQFWYHMYGSADTMGLHVYQVQNRISNSIWWKRNDQGNAWHLAQVDLTSSGAFQIFFEGRRGSNDQSDVAIDDISLYHGHCEDLTRPTTLAPANSSTTTVRPQPLTTTARPQPPTTTARPQPPTTTARPKPPTSTQPQTPSMAPTELQSTSLTQSSTTTTEPQPPTSTARPQPSTTTARPPTTTTRPNPTTTTLPQTSTTILSQTSTQEPSTTSSRPQPSTTDRPQPSTTSARPLPVTTTARPQPTITTVRPNPATSTQPQTPSIAPSESQATSITQSPTTTAGPQPPTTTFRPRPTTTTARPYPPTPTLPPISTAAPSESQTTTIVQSPTPTSRPQPPTTDRPQPPTSTGRPQPSTTTARPQPPTTTTRPNPPTTTLPQTSITIPSESQTTIIPEHSTTSSRPQPQTTDITQTSTTSDRPLPVTTTDRPQPPITTVRPNPATSTQPQTPSIAPSESQATSITQFPTPTVGPQPPTTTFRPRPTTTTVRPNPPTTTLPPISTTSPSESQTISIPQPSTTSSWPQPQTTDITHTSTTSARPLPVTTTARPQPTITTVRPNPATSTQPQTPSIAPSESQATSITQFPTTTVGPQPPTTTFRPRPTTTTARPNPPTTTQPPTSTTAPSESQTISIPQTSTTSPWPQPQTTDITHNISYITTTSARPQPQTTTLPQASTTAPSESQTTSIPPPSTTSSRPQPPTTDRPQPSTTSARPLPVTTTARPQPTITTVRPNPATSTQPQTPSIAPSESQATSITQFPTTTVGPQTPTTTFRPRPTTSTARPNPPTTTLPPTSTAAPSESQTISIPRPSTTSSWPQPQTTDITHTTVGPNPATTTARPQPPTTTARPPPPTTTAKPQPPTTTARPTPSCPENSHYTSCIPACSPTCSNLNGPPHCNNSNSCEPGCVCNDGFVRKLGRCVPIEECGCVDSNGNKHQFNEIWYADHCSQKCECEKDDGLGKIDCDDDEECDKNAVCLQNDKGEYYCKSTDFSGCTIEPDPEYRTFDKIRHDFKGKHSYVLVRTNNLPNNLPDVYIVSINTHRVDNDDDDKHDDDSSSEENHSRRVRDEDDDDDDDDDDDDDDDDSEESDGHYRLKELKIVVYNHTVELKKNSKLVVDGKRTKMPVSPTAGLNIRQHSSQIYLKTDFGLSVEFDGRNTAEITLPHIYRSKVGGLCGNFDGQKWNEKMKPDGTRAKTVQEFGESWRV; from the exons ATGCTTGGAGGCGTCCACACAGATTTGTTGCTCATAGTGACTTTActtttcctctctcacacagGGATTCAGTGCAG agcTGAACATCATTTTTCATTGGTTCCTTTACCAGAGTGGAGGCCAAATTCAG AATATGTTACACAGTGCTTCTACAGTCGACAGAACAATCTGATTTGTGACTGGACACGAAGCCAGCAGAGAAGAG GTGATGTTGCAGTGAACGTATTAGAGAGTGGTACACTGGGGCTGGAGGAAGAAGCCTGTCTAGAGTTTTGGTACCAGGTCCCATTTGCAGCCAGTGGATCTGAACTTCGAGTTCTCCTGAAAAGTAGCACTGGTCTGGTAGAAATCTGGACCTCTCCTGCACTAATAACAAATTCATGGACACAAGTGTTTGTCCCCCTGAAGATCACCAAACCAGAGACTCAG GTTGTGCTTGAAGCCAAGTTTACAGGGGAACAAATCGCATTTAACCAGATGGGTGTAAGAAGAGGCTTGTGTG GACCCCAGTGTGAATCTAATACAGAGTTATGGACAGATGAGTCCACCCTCTGCATCTGTTCAGAGGGCCAACACTCCTGCTTCCCCTCTCAATGCCCTGAGGGACAAATCTGTGGTCCTCAAAGAAGAGGCTCCACTGGGATTTCCACCACTGGGATGTGCACTATACACAGCCACACAGACTGCAGCACTTTTGATGGCGTGCTATTTCGCTTCATGGCTCCCTGCACCTACACACTGGCCAAGACCTGCTCATCCACTAAGGCCCTGCCGATGTTCAGTGTGGAAGTAGTCAATGAGCAGGATGGGAACTCATCTCTGCCAGCTATCCAGCAGGTTAACGTGAACACAGAGAACTTCAGAGTTTCCTTCCTGAAAAGGCAGACACAACGGGTGGTG GTTAATGGGTTGTCGAGGAAGCTTCCACTGAGCCTCAGCAACGGCAGTGTCAACATCCAGAGTAACCCCGCTGCTGTTGTCCTGGTTACCAGTTTCGGGCTGTCTGTTTCATACGACAATGCTGGGGCTCTACATGTTATCCTACCATCCTCATATTCTGGCGAAGTATGCGGTTTGTGTGGCAACTTCAACCACTTTAAGGAAGATGACCTCCGCAAGCCTGATGGGACAACTGCCCAAAATGCTACAGTTTTGGCTAAGAGCTGGCAGACTGGGCAAATCACCTCCTCCTGTGAAACTATTCTAGTGCCTCATGAGTGTGACCCGCTGGAGAAGGCCGTGTATGCTAGCAAGTTTTACTGTGGAGGCCTCATCTCTAATACTGGGCCCTTTGCTGACTGCCAGTCAGTTCTGGGAGCAGAGAGTTACTTCAGGGGCTGTGTGGTCAGTATGTGTTCTGCCCATGGTGACCCAGCAGTGCTATGTGAGACATTACAGGTCTACAGTAATATCTGCAAGGAGGCTGGAGTTGCTGTGCCCATATGGAGGAATTCCACATTCTGCC CCCTTCAGTGTGCTGAGAACAGCCATTATAACGTGTGTGCTGATGGCTGTCCTGAGGTGTGCTCCAGTTTGGATTTAACTAGCTCTTGTGGAAACTGTGAGGAAAGATGTGAGTGTGACAACGGCTTCAAACTGAGTGGTGGGAAGTGTGTCCCAGCCAAGGACTGTGGGTGCTGGTATAATGGTAAACACTATGAG AAAGGGTCAACATTTGTGGAAGgacagtgtgagcagcagtgCCACTGTGTGGGTAATAATGACCTCACGTGCACCTCAATGCAATGTGCAAACAATGAGGTTTGTAAGGTCAGGGACGGGGTGAAAGACTGCTTCCCTTTCATGCCTACCACCTGCAGTGTGTATGGTGATCCACACTACATCACTTTTGACAAGACGGCTTACGACTTTCAAGGGGGCTGCAGTTACACACTGACTACAACATGTGGAGTCGAAAGCCCAGTCCAGTTTAGTGTAATTGGGCACAACATGCATCCTCCACTTCAGAACTTTACCCTGTCCAAGTTGGAAGCTGCAACTCTGCATATGGAAGACTTTGACTTCACCTTAAACCAAAATGGAGAAGTCTAT GTGAATGACCATCCTGTAAAACTCCCTTATTCCACCAGTGAAACATACGGATCAGTATGGGTCTACATGCATCATTCATATATTATCTTGGAGACATCCTTTGGCCTCAGAATGATGGTTGATGGGCAGAAAAGACTCTTTCTCCAGGTGGATGAAAGCTACAAGTATGAACTGTGTGGACTGTGTGGCACCTTCTCTGGATACCAGGACGATGACTTTGTGACACCCGAAGGCCAACACGTTACAGAGCCATTTGATTTTGGCGACAGCTGGAGGGTGCAGAACAATTATGA ATGTACAGCCTATCCAAATGTCCCAAGGCACTGTGACTATGATGAAGAGAATAAGGCTTACAATGATTGTAGTCCACTACTGGGGGAAGCCTTCCAGCTCTGCCATGAGACCATCCACCCAAACATCTATCTCAGTAGTTGTGTGTATGACTATTGTGCCACAAATGGTGACCAACAAACCTTATGTGAATCCCTGAAGTCCTATGCAGCAGCATGCCAGGTTGCAGGAGTGGAGTTGCCCCCATGGCAGGCAGACACAGCTTGTG ACCTGTCTAAACCAACAACCCCTGCTCCAGCAAACAACTCAACCACTACAGCTAAACCACAACCACCAACTACAGCTAGACCAAAACCAACAACTTCAACGCAGCCCCAACCTCCAACCACTACAGCTGAGCCCCAAcctccaaccaccacaactacgccACAACCTATAGTGTGTAATTTTGGCTGTAGCTTTGACAATGATCTTTGTAGCTGGAATCAGATGATCACTGATGCATTTGACTGGACATGGCACAGTGGTTCCACACCTACCCCGATGACTGGACCATCTGCTGACCACACTGGTG GTGGACACTACCTGTACATAGAGGCCAGCAGTGTAACACATGGAGATACAGCACGTCTCATCAGCTCCGAGTGTTTGAACACTGGTCCTCAGTGTCTGCAGTTCTGGTACCATATGTATGGCTCAGCGGACACAATGGGCCTCCACATTTACCAGGTCCAGAACAGAATAACTAATTCCATTTGGAGGAAAAGAAATGATCAGGGAAATGCTTGGCACCTGGCCCAGGTGGACTTAACTCCAAGTGGAGCTTTCCAG ATATTTTTTGAAGGAAGGAGAGGTTCCAATGATCAGTCTGATGTGGCCATAGATGATATATCACTTCATCATGGACACTGTGGAG ACCTGACTAAACCAACAACCCCTGCCCCAGAGTTTCCTCCAGCGAACAGCTCAACCACTACAGCTAGACCACAACCTCCAACCACAGCGAGGCCCCAacctccaaccactacaactaagCCCCAACCTCCAATCACTACAGCTAGGCCCCAACCTCCAACCCACACAACTAGGCCCCAACAACCCATAGTCTGTAATTTTGGCTGTAGCTTTGACAATGATCTTTGTAGCTGGAATCAGATGATCACTGATGCATTTGACTGGACCTGGCACAGTGGTTCCACACCTACCCCGATAACTGGACCCTCTGCTGATCACACTGGCG GTGGTCACTACCTGTACATAGAGGCCAGCAGTGTAACACATGGAGATACAGCTCGTCTCATCAGCTCTGAGTGTTTAAACATTGGTCCTCAGTGTCTGCAGTTCTGGTATCATATGTATGGCTCAGCGGACACAATGGGCCTCCACGTTTACCAGGTGCAGAACAGAATATCCAATTCCATTTGGTGGAAAAGAAATGATCAGGGAAATGCTTGGCACCTGGCCCAGGTGGACTTAACTTCAAGTGGAGCCTTCCAG ATATTTTTTGAAGGAAGGAGAGGTTCCAATGATCAGTCTGATGTGGCCATAGATGATATATCACTTTATCATGGACACTGTGAAG ACCTGACTAGACCAACAACCCTTGCTCCAGCAAACAGCTCAACCACTACAGTTAGACCACAACCATTAACAACTACAGCTAGACCACAACCACCAACAACTACAGCTAGACCACAACCACCAACAACTACAGCTAGACCAAAACCACCAACTTCAACACAGCCACAAACTCCAAGCATGGCTCCAACTGAGTTGCAATCAACAAGCTTAACACAATCATCAACCACTACAACTGAGCCCCAACCTCCAACATCTACAGCTAGACCCCAACCATCAACCACTACAGCAAGAcctccaaccaccacaactagACCAAacccaacaaccacaacactgcCACAAACATCAACCACAATTCTTtcacaaacaagcacacaagAACCTTCAACCACTTCATCTAGGCCCCAACCTTCAACCACAGATAGACCACAACCCTCAACTACATCAGCTAGGCCCCTACCTGTAACCACTACAGCTAGACCACAACCTACAATCACTACAGTTCGACCAAATCCAGCAACCTCAACACAGCCACAAACACCAAGCATAGCTCCATCTGAGTCACAAGCAACAAGCATAACACAATCTCCAACCACTACAGCTGGCCCACAACCTCCAACTACTACATTTAGACCACGACCCACAACCACTACAGCTAGACCTTACCCACCAACCCCAACACTGCCACCAATATCAACCGCAGCTCCATCTGAGTCTCAAACAACAACCATTGTACAATCACCAACCCCTACAAGTAGGCCACAACCTCCAACCACTGATAGACCACAACCACCAACATCTACAGGTAGGCCCCAACCATCAACCACTACGGCAAGGCCCCAAcctccaaccaccacaactagACCAAACCCACCAACCACAACACTGCCACAAACATCAATTACAATTCCATCTGAGTCACAAACAACAATCATACCTGAACATTCAACCACTTCATCTAGGCCCCAACCTCAGACCACAGATataacacaaacctcaacaACATCAGATAGGCCCCTACCTGTAACCACTACAGATAGACCACAACCTCCAATTACTACAGTTAGACCAAATCCAGCAACCTCAACACAGCCACAAACACCAAGCATAGCTCCATCTGAATCACAAGCAACAAGCATAACACAATTTCCAACCCCTACAGTTGGCCCACAACCTCCAACTACTACATTTAGACCACGACCCACAACCACTACAGTTAGACCTAACCCACCAACCACAACACTGCCACCAATATCAACCACATCTCCATCTGAGTCACAAACAATAAGCATACCACAACCTTCAACCACTTCATCTTGGCCTCAACCTCAGACCACAGATATAACACACACCTCAACTACATCAGCTAGGCCCCTACCTGTAACCACTACAGCTAGACCACAACCTACAATCACTACAGTTAGACCAAATCCAGCAACCTCAACACAGCCACAAACACCAAGCATAGCTCCATCTGAATCACAAGCAACAAGCATAACACAATTTCCAACCACTACAGTTGGCCCACAACCTCCAACTACTACATTTAGACCACGACCCACAACCACTACAGCTAGACCTAACCCACCAACCACAACACAGCCCCCAACATCAACCACAGCTCCATCTGAGTCACAAACAATAAGCATACCACAAACTTCGACCACTTCACCTTGGCCCCAACCTCAGACCACAGATATAACACACAACATCAGCTACATCACAACTACATCAGCTAGGCCCCAACCTCAAACCACAACACTGCCACAAGCATCAACCACAGCTCCATCTGAGTCACAAACAACAAGCATACCACCACCTTCAACCACTTCATCTAGGCCCCAACCTCCAACCACAGATAGACCACAACCCTCAACTACATCAGCTAGGCCCCTACCTGTAACCACTACAGCTAGACCACAACCTACAATCACTACAGTTAGACCAAATCCAGCAACCTCAACACAGCCACAAACACCAAGCATAGCTCCATCTGAATCACAAGCAACAAGCATAACACAATTTCCAACCACTACAGTTGGCCCACAAACTCCAACTACTACATTCAGACCTCGACCCACAACCAGTACAGCTAGACCTAACCCACCAACCACAACACTGCCACCAACATCAACCGCAGCTCCATCTGAGTCACAAACAATAAGCATACCACGACCTTCAACCACTTCATCTTGGCCCCAACCTCAGACCACAGATATAACACACACTACAGTTGGACCAAATCCAGCAACAACTACAGCAAGGCCCCAACCTCCAACCACTACAGCTAGACCACCACCTCCAACCACTACAGCTAAACCACAACCCCCAACCACTACAGCCAGACCAA CACCCTCTTGCCCAGAGAACAGTCATTACACCTCTTGTATCCCGGCCTGCAGTCCAACCTGTTCAAACCTAAATGGGCCCCCACACTGCAATAACAGTAATAGCTGTGAGCCAGGATGTGTCTGCAATGATGGGTTTGTTCGGAAATTGGGGCGTTGTGTGCCTATTGAGGAGTGTGGCTGTGTGGACAGTAATGGCAACAAACAtcag TTCAATGAAATTTGGTATGCTGATCACTGcagtcaaaaatgtgaatgtgaaaaagACGACGGCCTGGGGAAGATtgactgtgatgatgatgaggaatgCGATAAAAATGCTGTCTGCCTTCAAAATGACAAGGGCGAATACTACTGCAAGTCTACAG ACTTCAGTGGGTGTACCATAGAGCCAGACCCTGAGTACAGAACCTTTGATAAAATTAGGCATGACTTTAAGGGCAAGCATTCATACGTTCTAGTCCGGACCAACAACTTGCCAAATAACCTTCCAGATGTCTACATTGTAAGCATCAATACACACAGAGTAGACAACGATGATGACGACAAGCACGATGATGACAGTAGCAGTGAAGAAAACCACAGTCGCAGAGTGagggatgaagatgatgatgatgatgatgatgatgatgatgatgatgatgacgacgacagTGAAGAGAGTGATGGACATTACAGATTAAAAGAGCTCAAGATTGTCGTGTACAATCACACTGTGGAGTTAAAGAAGAATAGTAAATTGGTT GTGGACGGAAAGAGAACTAAAATGCCTGTATCACCTACAGCTGGTCTAAACATCCGACAGCATTCCTCTCAAATCTACCTAAAGACTGACTTTGGCCTCTCAGTGGAATTTGATGGACGCAACACAGCAG